In a single window of the Bacillus clarus genome:
- a CDS encoding ABC transporter ATP-binding protein, protein MGMVAHAEINNLSFVYADEDEEALQHISLSIQKGEFITLVGGSGSGKTTLLKHFKKELLPIGKRSGYTYYDGSLLEDVPDLLSAQEIGMVFQNPENQIVMDTVIQELAFSLENIGLPSHIIQKRIAELISFLGFQDLLHQSVHTLSGGQKQLVNLAAVLVMQPKLLLLDEPTAQLDPIAAKEFLGLLKRINEELGITIILSEHRLDEVMPLATRVVCMDNGRIIYDGSPKTVIAKMWEVKNFRPFIPQIPRLFLECNVEDIPFTVREAQMKMNDFSAISYVDKQEKRNEKQEIILNADHISFQYEKNSPLILRDLTVAIEKGKWVALVGKNGTGKSTLLTILAGLQKARRGKVKWNGKVIHKIDSNERFKSIGYVSQHPYYHFTFDTVWEEIYERARELYGEQGKEIAEDMLKKFWLDSLKERHPHDCSGGEQQLLALCTALLSKPSLLLLDEPTKGLDPGKKERLGELFQQLQKEGTTIVMATHDIEFAAKYVNQCMMLFDGKVIMNDVPKEFFSDNFFYTTSINRFIRKQLPYALTWEDVYEACPSDILLS, encoded by the coding sequence ATGGGTATGGTGGCGCATGCAGAAATAAATAATTTATCATTTGTATATGCTGATGAAGACGAAGAAGCGTTACAGCATATTTCTCTTTCTATTCAAAAAGGTGAGTTTATTACACTTGTTGGCGGATCGGGTTCTGGGAAGACGACTTTATTAAAACATTTTAAAAAGGAGTTACTTCCAATAGGTAAGCGTTCTGGATATACATATTATGACGGTTCTTTATTAGAAGATGTACCAGATTTATTATCGGCCCAAGAAATTGGGATGGTATTTCAAAATCCAGAAAATCAGATCGTTATGGATACAGTGATTCAAGAATTAGCATTTTCTTTAGAAAATATCGGATTACCATCACATATTATTCAAAAAAGAATAGCAGAGCTTATTAGTTTTTTAGGATTTCAAGATTTACTACATCAATCTGTTCATACGTTATCTGGTGGGCAAAAGCAACTTGTAAATTTAGCTGCGGTATTAGTTATGCAGCCGAAATTATTATTATTAGATGAACCGACAGCGCAGTTAGATCCGATTGCTGCGAAAGAGTTTTTAGGATTATTAAAACGTATAAATGAAGAACTTGGAATTACGATTATTTTAAGTGAACATCGTTTAGATGAAGTCATGCCACTTGCAACACGAGTTGTTTGTATGGATAACGGCCGAATTATTTATGATGGTAGCCCTAAAACGGTTATAGCGAAAATGTGGGAAGTAAAAAACTTCCGTCCATTCATTCCGCAAATTCCAAGATTGTTTTTAGAATGTAATGTGGAAGATATTCCCTTTACAGTGCGAGAAGCGCAAATGAAAATGAACGATTTTTCAGCGATATCATATGTGGATAAGCAAGAGAAGCGGAATGAAAAACAAGAAATAATTTTAAATGCAGACCATATTTCTTTTCAATATGAAAAAAATAGTCCACTTATTTTACGAGATTTAACAGTTGCGATTGAAAAAGGAAAATGGGTAGCTCTCGTTGGGAAAAATGGTACCGGGAAGTCTACACTGTTAACGATTTTAGCTGGATTGCAAAAAGCGAGAAGAGGGAAAGTAAAGTGGAATGGTAAAGTGATACATAAAATTGATTCGAACGAACGATTTAAAAGTATCGGGTATGTATCGCAACATCCGTATTATCATTTTACATTTGATACAGTGTGGGAAGAAATTTATGAACGTGCTCGTGAATTATATGGAGAACAAGGAAAAGAAATAGCAGAAGATATGTTGAAAAAGTTTTGGTTAGATTCACTTAAAGAGCGGCACCCACATGATTGTAGCGGGGGAGAGCAACAGTTACTTGCATTATGCACAGCTTTATTGTCAAAACCAAGTTTATTATTATTGGATGAACCGACGAAAGGGTTAGACCCAGGGAAGAAGGAAAGATTGGGAGAATTATTTCAACAGTTACAAAAAGAAGGAACAACAATTGTAATGGCAACGCATGATATTGAATTTGCAGCAAAGTATGTGAATCAGTGTATGATGTTATTTGATGGAAAAGTAATTATGAATGATGTACCGAAGGAATTTTTTAGTGATAATTTCTTCTACACGACATCTATTAACAGGTTTATTCGTAAGCAGTTACCGTATGCATTAACATGGGAGGATGTGTACGAAGCGTGTCCAAGCGATATATTGCTTTCATAA
- a CDS encoding ECF transporter S component translates to MSKRYIAFIIFIFTIVICTLLFTTLIMDGSYMLSSIFLLCVIMLPFYIRFEKKAFVSREIVIVAVLAAIAAVSRVPFSLLPSVQPTSFVIIVSAIVFGSETGFMIGATAAIVSNIFLGQGPWTPWQMFAWGMIGFIAGVLRNTFLMKKLWGRILYGFIVGFMFGWIMNLWGLLGFMQEATWETVLAYYVASFYFDLSHAISNVIFLMLFSSSWITILTRFKKKYGILDKHKVM, encoded by the coding sequence GTGTCCAAGCGATATATTGCTTTCATAATATTCATTTTTACTATTGTAATATGTACACTTCTTTTCACTACTCTTATCATGGACGGTTCTTACATGTTAAGTAGTATATTTTTACTATGTGTCATTATGTTGCCTTTCTATATTCGGTTTGAGAAAAAGGCGTTTGTTTCACGTGAAATTGTCATTGTAGCTGTTTTAGCAGCAATTGCGGCAGTTAGTCGTGTGCCATTTTCGCTTTTGCCAAGTGTACAACCGACATCTTTTGTTATCATTGTCTCTGCCATTGTTTTCGGGAGTGAGACGGGGTTTATGATTGGCGCAACAGCGGCCATTGTATCGAATATTTTTCTAGGACAAGGACCATGGACACCATGGCAAATGTTCGCCTGGGGAATGATAGGCTTTATAGCAGGGGTACTCCGCAATACATTTTTAATGAAAAAGCTATGGGGAAGAATATTATACGGATTTATCGTTGGATTTATGTTTGGCTGGATTATGAATTTGTGGGGACTCCTCGGATTTATGCAAGAAGCAACATGGGAAACGGTTCTTGCGTACTATGTCGCAAGTTTTTACTTTGATCTTAGTCATGCGATTTCCAATGTTATTTTTCTCATGTTATTTAGTTCTTCATGGATTACTATTCTTACAAGATTTAAAAAGAAATATGGTATTTTAGATAAGCATAAGGTGATGTAG